The window GGATGCCGATGGCCTTGAGCACGTTGCGCGGGGCTTCGTACTCGCCGTTGTAGCGGCCGAGGTAGCACGGGTCGTGGTAGGTCACACTGTCGGCCTTGCTCTGGCCGAGGTTCAGCGAACCCTTCTGCACCAGTTCGTCGATGAAGGTGGTGTGGTGCAGCACCTGGTAGTTGCCGCCCAGCGCGCCGTACTCGTTCTTCAGCACGTGGAAGCTGTGCGGGTCGCAGCTGACGATGCGCTTGAAGCGGTACTTGGCCAGGGTGGCGATGTTGCGCTTGGCCAGGGTCTGGAAGGTGGCTTCATCGCCCAGGCGACGGGCCACGTCACCGCTGTCGCGCTCTTCCAGGCCGAGCACGGCGAAGTCGACGTTGGCGGCCTTGAGGATCTTCACGAAGGCGCGCAGGGTGCGCTGGTTGCGCATGTCGAAGGCACCGTCGCCGACCCAGAACAGCACGTCGGCCTGCTGCTTGTCGCTCATCAGCGGCAGGTTCAGGTCCGCCGCCCAGTTCAGCCGGCCGCCGGGGGCGAAGCCGCCGGGGTTGTCGGTGGCGATGAGGTTTTCCAGCACCTCGGCGCCCTTGTTCGGGGTCGCACCTTTTTCCAGGGTGAGGTGACGGCGCATGTCGACGATGGCATCGACGTGCTCGATCATCATCGGGCACTCCTCGACGCAGGCGCGGCAGGTGGTACAGGACCAGAGGGTCTCGGCGTCCACCAGGGCCTTGCCGTCCAGCGCGACGATCGGCTGGTGCGGACCGCCGCTGTGTTCGCCCAGCGGCTTGCCCGGATACGGAGAGCCTGCGAAGTTGGCGTCATTGCCACCGGCCAGGCCGATGACCATGTCCTGGATGAGTTTCTTCGGGTTCAGCGGCTGGCCGGCGGCGAAGGCCGGGCACATGGCCTCGCACTTACCGCACTGCACGCAGGCGTCGAAGCCCAGCAGCTGGTTCCAGGTGAAGTCAGTGGGCTTTTCCACGCCCAGCGGCGCCATGGGGTCGGCCAGGTCCAGCGGCTTCAAGCCAGTGGAACGGCCGCCACCGAAGCGCTCGGAACGGCGGTGCCAGGCCAGGTGCAGGGCACCGGCGAAGGCGTGCTTCATCGGGCCGCCCCAGGTCATGCCGAAGAACAGCTCGGACACGCCCCAGGCCACGCCAATGGCGAGGATCGCAGCCAGGAACCAGCCGCCGAAACCTTCCGGCAGGATGCCGGCCACCGGCAGGGTGGCAATGAAGAAGCTCGCCGAGAACATCAGCAGGCTTTTCGGCAGGCGCATCCACGGGCCTTTCGACAGGCGCGACGGCGGGTCGAGACGGCGCTTGGCGACGAACAGCGCGCCGGTGAACATCAGCGCGGTGGCCGCCAGCAGCGCGAAGCCGAGGATGCGGCTGTGCAGGCCGAAGCCGTGCACGAGGATGGCCAGCAGCGCGGCGAGCACGAAGCCGCCGGCAGTGGCCACGTGGGTCTTGGACATGTACTTGTCGCGCTCGACCACGTGGTGCAGGTCCACCAGGTAGCGGCGCGGCATTTTCAGCAGGCCGCCGATCCAGTCGACCTGGGCGGGTCGGCCACGGCGCCACATCGCGAAGCGCTTCACGGCGCCCAGCACGGCGAGGCCGAGGGCGGCGAAGAGCAGGATGGGGAGGATGATGTTGAGCATTGTCATTGGTCTCCTCGCAGGGACCGAAATGGGGACTCCGGAGCAGTCCCCTCTCCCTTCAGGGAGAGGGTTAGGGAGAGGGCGCTCGAGCCGGCACTGCGCATGGCCTGAAACACCCTCTCCCCCCGCCCTCTCCCGCAAGCGGGAGAGGGAGCTATCCGAGCCAACCGGAGGTCCTTAGCGGGCCTGAATCAGAAGTCCTTGCACAGACGCAGCGCGTCATAGATCGCGGCGTGGGTGTTGCGCTGGGCCACGCAGTCGCCGATGCGGAACAGCAGGTAGCCTTCGCCCGGTTCGGACAGGCACGGCTGCGGCTTGATCGCGAACAACGCCTCGACGTCGATCTGGCCCTTGTTGCGCGAGCCCTGCTTGAGCGCGTAGTACAGGCTCTCGTCCGGACGCACGCCGTTCTCCACGACGATCTGGTCGACCACCCGCTCCTCTTTCGCGCCGGTGTATTCGTTCTCCAGCACCGCCACCAGCTTGTCGCCCTCGCGGTAGACCTTCTCCAGCATCAGGTCCCCGGTCATGATCACTTCCTTGGGGTACATGCTGCGGTAGTAGGTCGGGAAGGTGGTGCCGCCGATGGCCACGCCCGGCTTGATGTCGTCGGTGACGATCTCGACCTGGGCGCCCTTGTCGGCCAGGAAGTCGGCCACCGACATGCCGCTGAACTCGCAGATGGTGTCGTAGACCAGCACGTTCTTGCCCGGCGCGACCTTGCCATCGAGGATGTCCCAGCTGCTGACCACCAGCCCTTCGGCGGCGCCCCAGTGTTCGTTCTGCTCGAGGAACGGATGGCCGCCGTTGGCCAGCACCACCACGTCGGGGCGCAGGTCCAGGATGGTGTCGGCATCTGCACCGGTACCCAGGCGCAGGTCGACGTTCAGGCGTGCCAGCTCCAGCTGGTACCAGCGGGTGATGCCGGCGATCTGGTCGCGCTGCGGGGCCTTGGAGGCGGTGGTGATCTGCCCGCCCAGCTGGTCCTTCTTCTCGAACAGGGTCACGTCATGGCCACGCTCGGCGGCGACGCGCGCCGCTTCCATGCCGGCCGGGCCGCCACCGACGACCACCACCTTGCGCTTCACGCCGGTGGTCTTCTCGATGATGTGCGGTACGCCCATGTATTCACGGGAGGTGGCGGCGTTCTGGATGCACAGCACATCCAGGCCCTGGTACTGGCGGTCGATGCAGTAGTTGGCGCCGACGCACTGCTTGATCTGGTCGACCTGACCCATCTTGATCTTGGCGATCAGGTGCGGGTCGGCGATGTGCGCGCGGGTCATGCCGACCATGTCCACGTAGCCGCCTTCGAGGATGCGGGTGGCCTGGTTCGGGTCCTTGATGTTCTGCGCGTGCAGTACCGGCACGTTGACCACTTCCTTGATGCCGGCGGCCAGGTGCAGGAAGGGCTCCGGCGGGTAGGTCATGTTCGGGATGACGTTGGCCAGGGTGTTGTGGGTATCGCAACCCGAGCCGACCACGCCGATGAAGTCGATCATGCCGGTGTCGCTGTAGTACTTGGCGATCTGCTTCATGTCGTCGTGGGTGAGGCCGTCCGGGTGGAACTCGTCACCGCAGATGCGCATGCCGACGCAGAAGTCGTCGCCGACTTCCTTGCGCACGGCCTTGAGCACTTCCAGGCCGAATTTCATGCGGCCCTCGAAGGTGCCGCCCCACTCGTCGGTACGCTTGTTGACGCGCGGGCTCCAGAACTGGTCGATCATGTGCTGGTGCACGGCGGACAGCTCGACGCCGTCCAGGCCGCCTTCCTTCGCCCGGCGTGCCGCCTGGGCGTAGTTGCCGATCACGCGCCAGATCTCTTCCGGCTCGATGGTCTTGCAGGTGGCGCGGTGCACGGGTTCGCGGATGCCCGAGGGCGACATCAGGGTCGGCCAGTTGAAGCCGTCCCAGCGCGAGCGGCGGCCCATGTGGGTAATCTGGATCATGATCTTGGCCCCATGCTTGTGCATGGCGTCGGCCAGGTTCTGGAAGTGCGGGATGATGCGGTCGGTGGAGAGGTTCACCGAGCTCCACCATTCCTGCGGGCTGTCGATGGCGACCACCGAAGAACCGCCGCAGATGGCCAGGCCGATGCCGCCCTTGGCCTTCTCCTCGTAGTACTTCACGTAGCGCTCGGTGGTCATGCCGCCGTCGGTGGCGTACACCTCGGCGTGAGCGGTGGAGAGCACGCGGTTGCGGATGGTCAGTTTGCCGATCTGGATCGGCTGGAACATTGCCTCGAAAGCCATTGCGGCATCCTCACGGAATCAGAGGTTTCTTGTTGTGGTGGCGGCCCGTTCGGGCCGCCTCTGCCGGTTCTTGTCAGCGGTCGGGATCAGAGCGGCTTGACGACGAACAGACCGTCGTCATGGCCTTCCTCGGCGCCGCTGTAGACCTGCTCGGCGACGGTGCGAATGTTGCTGCCGCGCGCCTGGAGGATCTGGTCCATGGCGCCGGCGAACCAGCCGGTGAACATGTAATCGACCTTGCGATTGACCTTGCCGTACACGTACACGAAGGCGGAGTGCTTCAGGCGGACCTCGGCGGTGCCCTTGTCCAGGTCGATGCTCTCGATCTGGAACAGGCCCCAGCCACGCTGGGACAGGCGCTTCATGTAGTGCTCGAAGACCGCGACGCCTTCCAGGCCATGGCACTCGGCTTCTTTCTCGCACCAGTGCCAGGCGGACTTGTAGCCGGCCTTGTAAAGGATTTCGGCGTAGCGCTCGGCGCCCAGCTCTTCCTCGATGCCCATGTGGTTGTTGACGAAGAAGTGACGCGGCACGTAGAGCATCGGCAGGGCGTCGGTGGTCCAGACGCCGGTTTCGCTGTCGACTTCGATAGGCAGTTCGGGGGCGTGTTTGGCCATGGTGGTAGAGCTCCGATTCTTTTGGCTCCCTCTCCCTAGGGGAGAGGGTTGGGGTGAGGGATATGACGGGTGAGCGCAGCAGCCCTCACCCCGGGCCCTCTCCCGGAGGGAGAGGGGGAAAAGCGACTTACTCGCCCCAGACGTCGGCGAGGATCCGTACCCAGTTCTCGCCCATGACCTTGCGCACCACGCGCTCGGGCATGCCACGCTTGAGCAGGGTTTCGGTGAGGTTGGGGAATTCGCCCACGGTGCGGATGCCCAGCGGGTTGACGATCTTGCCGAAGTTGGTCAGGCGGCGGGCGTAACCCTTGTCGTGGGTCAGCCACTCGAAGAAGTCCTGGCCGTGGCCCTGGGTGAAGTCGGTGCCGATGCCGATGGCGTCTTCGCCCACGATGTTCATCACGTACTCGATGGCCTCGGCGTAATCGTCGATGGTCGAGTCGATGCCCTTGGCGAGGA of the Pseudomonas sp. PSE14 genome contains:
- the dgcB gene encoding dimethylglycine demethylation protein DgcB codes for the protein MLNIILPILLFAALGLAVLGAVKRFAMWRRGRPAQVDWIGGLLKMPRRYLVDLHHVVERDKYMSKTHVATAGGFVLAALLAILVHGFGLHSRILGFALLAATALMFTGALFVAKRRLDPPSRLSKGPWMRLPKSLLMFSASFFIATLPVAGILPEGFGGWFLAAILAIGVAWGVSELFFGMTWGGPMKHAFAGALHLAWHRRSERFGGGRSTGLKPLDLADPMAPLGVEKPTDFTWNQLLGFDACVQCGKCEAMCPAFAAGQPLNPKKLIQDMVIGLAGGNDANFAGSPYPGKPLGEHSGGPHQPIVALDGKALVDAETLWSCTTCRACVEECPMMIEHVDAIVDMRRHLTLEKGATPNKGAEVLENLIATDNPGGFAPGGRLNWAADLNLPLMSDKQQADVLFWVGDGAFDMRNQRTLRAFVKILKAANVDFAVLGLEERDSGDVARRLGDEATFQTLAKRNIATLAKYRFKRIVSCDPHSFHVLKNEYGALGGNYQVLHHTTFIDELVQKGSLNLGQSKADSVTYHDPCYLGRYNGEYEAPRNVLKAIGIQVKEMERSGFRSRCCGGGGGAPITDIPGKQRIPDMRMVDIKETGAELVAVGCPQCTAMLEGVVAPRPEIKDVAELVAEVLIEATEVAAKKPSLAKRDEMAEVH
- the dgcA gene encoding dimethylglycine demethylation protein DgcA, yielding MAFEAMFQPIQIGKLTIRNRVLSTAHAEVYATDGGMTTERYVKYYEEKAKGGIGLAICGGSSVVAIDSPQEWWSSVNLSTDRIIPHFQNLADAMHKHGAKIMIQITHMGRRSRWDGFNWPTLMSPSGIREPVHRATCKTIEPEEIWRVIGNYAQAARRAKEGGLDGVELSAVHQHMIDQFWSPRVNKRTDEWGGTFEGRMKFGLEVLKAVRKEVGDDFCVGMRICGDEFHPDGLTHDDMKQIAKYYSDTGMIDFIGVVGSGCDTHNTLANVIPNMTYPPEPFLHLAAGIKEVVNVPVLHAQNIKDPNQATRILEGGYVDMVGMTRAHIADPHLIAKIKMGQVDQIKQCVGANYCIDRQYQGLDVLCIQNAATSREYMGVPHIIEKTTGVKRKVVVVGGGPAGMEAARVAAERGHDVTLFEKKDQLGGQITTASKAPQRDQIAGITRWYQLELARLNVDLRLGTGADADTILDLRPDVVVLANGGHPFLEQNEHWGAAEGLVVSSWDILDGKVAPGKNVLVYDTICEFSGMSVADFLADKGAQVEIVTDDIKPGVAIGGTTFPTYYRSMYPKEVIMTGDLMLEKVYREGDKLVAVLENEYTGAKEERVVDQIVVENGVRPDESLYYALKQGSRNKGQIDVEALFAIKPQPCLSEPGEGYLLFRIGDCVAQRNTHAAIYDALRLCKDF
- a CDS encoding 4-vinyl reductase translates to MAKHAPELPIEVDSETGVWTTDALPMLYVPRHFFVNNHMGIEEELGAERYAEILYKAGYKSAWHWCEKEAECHGLEGVAVFEHYMKRLSQRGWGLFQIESIDLDKGTAEVRLKHSAFVYVYGKVNRKVDYMFTGWFAGAMDQILQARGSNIRTVAEQVYSGAEEGHDDGLFVVKPL